A stretch of Lathyrus oleraceus cultivar Zhongwan6 chromosome 6, CAAS_Psat_ZW6_1.0, whole genome shotgun sequence DNA encodes these proteins:
- the LOC127097595 gene encoding vacuolar iron transporter homolog 2, with translation MESNNSPLNQTKLVHPNNNHDHEQNATLEIQSDEFDYSKRSQWLRAAVLGANDGLVSTASLMMGVGAVKQDIKAMILSGFAGLVAGACSMAIGEFVSVYSQLDIEIAQIKRDKNNIEDVVVEKESLPNPLQAAAASALAFSVGAMVPLLAASFIKDYKLRVGVVLVAVSFALVVFGLLGAVLGKAPVLKSCLRVLLGGWIAMAITFGLTKLIGSSGL, from the coding sequence ATGGAATCCAATAATTCACCTCTCAACCAAACAAAACTTGTGCATCCAAACAATAACCATGATCATGAACAAAATGCAACACTCGAGATCCAAAGCGACGAGTTCGATTACTCGAAAAGATCACAATGGCTTCGCGCCGCGGTATTAGGAGCTAACGACGGATTAGTTTCAACAGCGTCGCTAATGATGGGTGTAGGAGCAGTGAAACAAGACATCAAAGCCATGATCTTGTCCGGTTTCGCAGGACTCGTAGCCGGTGCATGTAGCATGGCAATAGGTGAGTTTGTATCTGTTTACTCACAGCTTGACATTGAAATAGCTCAAATAAAAAGAGACAAAAACAATATTGAAGATGTTGTTGTTGAGAAAGAAAGTTTGCCAAATCCTTTACAAGCTGCAGCGGCTTCGGCTTTGGCATTTTCAGTTGGTGCAATGGTGCCACTTCTTGCAGCGTCTTTTATTAAAGATTATAAGTTAAGAGTAGGTGTTGTTTTGGTAGCAGTTAGTTTTGCTTTGGTTGTGTTTGGTTTGTTGGGAGCAGTGTTGGGTAAGGCACCTGTTTTGAAGTCTTGTTTGAGGGTCTTGCTTGGAGGTTGGATTGCTATGGCTATTACTTTTGGGCTAACTAAGTTGATTGGATCAAGTGGGCTTTAG